CTACATGAATGGCCATCTCTGTAGAATTGGGACCAGGAATTAAATTAGTCGCACCCAACAAATCCAAAAAATGCTCTTGTGTTAACCACTGACGACGCTTGACTACCTCATCTTCTATCATGGCAATATGGGCAACTGGTCCCCCAAAACCAATCACACCCAGTTTAAAAAAGAGTTTAGCAACTTCACCCAAACGATTTAAAGGTAAGTTATTCATATTATTTATCAATCTATAGGACTCCTATTTGATTTTTGATAGCTTGCGTGGCGTAGCCATACAAACTCAGTACACCTTATATTCCTTCTTTTCTGTTCCCTGTTAAGAGTTCCCTGTTCCCTACCTCTACGAGTAAATTCAGGAATCAAACCGGATTCCTATATTTACACTGGTTACAATATAAAATACAAACTAGAGATTAAAAATAGGTTTTGAAATTGCTAAAAGTAGTCAAGTATACAAAATCGATTGATTTAGTGTAGTATAATAGGATATCTGATCAAAAATTCAGTGACTCTTTCAGCAGTAACACTTAGTATAATTTGCAGAATTGACTGTTACATAAATAGTTAACAGTCAATTTACTCAAAAACTAATTACTGATTAAGGTGCAGGATTAGGGTAGTATTGTCAACTGCATCTATTTCAGCCAAAATATCTTTATTGAGAACAACATTTACACTTTCCAAGTTTTCTTTTAGTTGTTCCATTGTAGTAAGTAAGTGGGCGTTAAAAATTGTCGTTATGACAAGGGAACAGGGAACAGGGAACAGGGAACGGGGAAGAGGGTTTTGGTGAATTTACTTTTTGTTACATACTTCGGTTTTTCCCCGCCGACTTACTTAGCACCGATAATTGTACTAGCTACAAACCAACGACTTCGCACAAATGCTAAAGCTAATTGTGCAGGTTTTATTTGATAATGTTGGGCAATTTCTACATAAGCTGTAACTGCTTGTGTGACATTGGATTTTAAATAAAGCTGACCAAAGTTGGCAAATAAAGCAACTCTTGATTTTTCAGGAACACCATGCAGATATTTACCAGATAAAAAAACCAAATCCCAAAGGAATATGAGCTAGTAAACTTTAATTTACTTTCACCTAGTTGATTGTATTGCATATCCTGATATTATTAGTTGATTATGTTTATGTTATACCAAATTGATATGAAGTTGCAGAGAATAAGATATCAAGAATAATTGACCGCAGATAAACGCAGATAAACACAGATAAAGATGGATGATTCAATTGATGTCATCATTCTGTGCAGCCTCACATAAAATTGGTATTATACCAATTTTCTAGAATTTTACTATCAATTAGTTTTAGTTATAGTAGCTTCTCTCACAGCTACAGCAGTATCTGTAAAGTCACTAAATACTCCATCGATACCTAACTTAAAAAACAGTTTATATTCCTCTTGGGGGTTGTCTTGAAAATCTAAAGGTAAGAAGTAATTTTCGTTGCGGAATGTCCAAGCATGAACTTGTAAACCAGCTTGATGAGCATCTCTAATTAAAGATGTTGATGATAGTAATTTACCTGTACTATCTCTGGGTATTATTAAGTTTTTATTGACTCCTATTACTTGTGCATATTCAGCAATTTCTTTTAAACCAGCTGGCTTGATTATGTCTTGATATGTGCGAGGTTCCCCAGTGATGACAAAATCATAAGGTTGACCTGAATCATTGATTAATTGTACTAAAGGAAAATCTGTTTTTTTGGCTAGTTCTTGCAGGTTACTAACTTCAAAGGATTGAATAAATACAGGCAAATTAGTTTGTTGTAAAATTGCCAATAGAGTTGTCTCTAATGGCAAACCAATTGACTTAAAGTATGTTGGATGTTTGGTCTCTGGGTAAATACCAATAACACGACCATTTTTTAAACTTTGATTCTGGACTAAATCAATGATTTCTTGTAGTGTAGGAATTGTTAAACATCCATTATATGCAGTATTTTGGAGACGTAGTTGGGGAATACGTTCTTTAGCTGTTAATGTTTTTAATTCTGCTAATGTGAAATCTTCGGTAAACCAACCTTTTTTAATTTCACCATCAATTATTTTCGTAGTTTGCAAATGAGCAAATTCAGGATGATTAGCAACCTCCGTAGTTTCTGATATTTCATTTTCATGACGCGCAATTAAAATACCATCTTTGGTAATAACTAAATCTGGTTCAATATAATCAGCACCTAAATCAATCGCTAATTGATATGCGGACAAAGTATGTTCGGGTCGGTATCCGCTTGCACCTCTATGAGCAAGAATAAGTGGGAGTTTAACTGATAATATATTTGCCATTTCTTTAGAGATTCTTTAGAAACTGTTAGTGAAGTAAATATAAAATAAATATAATTATTTATAACTTGTTTACAAAAAAAAATTAAGGTTTGTAATATTTTCGATTTGCTTTCAGTTTGCTATTACAAAATTATACACAATTTCTTAGTTATTAATTTGGTAAACGATGACTGATGATGTGGTTGCAGCATAGTGCAGGTAAATGAAGTACAAAAAAGAGTGAAAAAGCCTTAAGGATTTTCCTGCTATAAGTATGTTTAATTTTATTAAGTAACTTGGCACAATTAAATATAAAACCTCTCTCCAAACCTCTCCCCTACCAGGAGAGAGGCTTTGACTCCCCCTTCCCTAGCAGGGAAGGGGGTTGGGGGGTTAGGTTTATATTATATTTTTTAACGCCCACTTACTTAACATAAATTAATATAAGATATTATTGCTAAATAAACCTAGATATTACTAATTAAATAATCCAAGAAAAATTTACAAAATTTACGCTAAATTTAGTTCTATTATCTACAAAGTACCTATAGAATGATAATTAGTAAACTCTTGTACCTTTAAATTCTATAATCACGACAGACAATATGCTCCCTTTCATATTTTCTCCACCAAAAATGTGTAGATTAAATATGAAAGAGATTTTTTATAAAGTTTTTATAGAGTTTAGAAATATAAAGAAATAATAATTTACCAAAGGATAACCAATGATTAATGTACAAATAACTAATTCACTCTAATTATAAAGATATTAGCTTTCTAGTTTTGACTGATTCAGTTCAAATTTAAATATATAAATCTATGAGTACCCACACGGCTACCGCAACGGATATCGAAAGAAGCCAGGTATTTGATGAATTTAGAAAATGTATGCAAATACAATATAATGGCAAGTTAACGGTTGTCAGTCCAAAAGGACATAACTGGAGCTTCTATTATCGGTTAGGACAGATAGTTTGGGCAACGGACGGAACTCACCCCTATCGCCGTTTGCGTAGGTATGTAACTCAAAATTGTCCCCAGATTGATCCGAATAAAATACAGTTAAGTCCTCCTGAATCAATATCAATAGACTATGCGGATTATTGTTGGTTAAAAACTTTATATAAAAACCAACAAATCAAACGAGAACAGATTAACGAAATTGTAGTCCATACCATAGTAGAAATGCTATTTGATTTAGCCCAAAATGTAAATCTGTTCTCTTTGAATTGGGAACTAGACCAGAAAGTTATTTTGGAAGCGCCAATTATGTCTACTTCTGCAATTATGTCTATAGAACATATGGAAAAACGGTGGAATCATGTCTCAGAAGCTTGGTTAGCTAGTGTTTATCCTCACTTAAAACCAATATTTTACAAGTTAGATCATTCGTCGGAAATCTATCTCATTGGGCGTTTTCTGATTAAGATTTTTGATTAAAAAACTTACTTACAGCAGATTGCAAATCAATGAGGCTTCCGTGAGCGTCAGCCGATAGCTTGCGTGGCGTAGCCATACGGTACAGAATCTAAATTCAAACCTCCCTTTACAAACCCAGACTAAAAATAGTCGCGTGGAAAGCTTCAATTAACGCTTCCTTGTCCTTCGTTCATGGGGGTTTCTTCCATGAACGCGTTGGTTTTTTAACACCAACTGACTGAAACCTCTAGCAAAAATTTATCTGGATCAGGATTTCCGTGAATTGGTATCAGCGATGGGATTCTCAATAGAAATGATGTTTTGGCATCTTTATAAATATTTTTTATACAAGTTTTATCAAAACTATTATACGTATCGTTACTAAGTAAGTTTAGGTTTTAGTATTGAAGAATACATATTTTTAGTTTAATCCAGTCCTAACCTATGTACAGATATTTGATAAACCTTTGACCAATAAGGCGGAATTACCAAGTATCACACAAATCTAAATTAAATCTTATACATATGCCTTTTTGATGTTTACTATGATATTGTATAAAATATGTGACCATCAAATAGGCAGTTACTGAATTTCTTTACATCTTTCACGTAACCCTGATGTTCGGAAACCGGATAAATCTATCGATTTTGCAGTCAACCTATCAATTACAAAGATTATGAATATTTCTGAAAAGCAGGAATCGATGAAACTAATTGAACAGTTTCAAATTTGTACGCAACTTAGGTACAACGGCAGACTAGATATTAAAAATTCTCAGGGTAAAGTCTGGAGCTTATATTACCAATTTGGACAGCTAGTTTGGGCAACAGGAGGAACGCATCCTTATCGTCGTTGGATGAGAAATATAAATCAGAATTTTCCTGGTATAGATATTAATAAAGTAAAGAATGACTCAACAGTTAAATCGATAGATTTCTGGGATTATCTCCTATTGTTCGAGTTATATAAGAATAATGTCATCCAGTCTGAGCAGCTGAAAAAAATTGTGGTCAATACGATCAAAGAAATTTTGTTTGATATTTATCAACAAGGAAAATCTTCAACTTTCACATTTGAACGCAAACCAGAAATAGTCTTAGATATCACAATCCTTTCCACAAGCACCAGGATGCTACTTAAACAAACGCAAGAGGAATGGAATAACTGGATAATAGCAGGAATGTCCAGCATTTCTCCCCATTTGTCACCAGTAGTAATAAGACCTGAACATCTGCGTCAAGCAGTTAGTGCGGTGGTATACAAAAATTTTGAGAGGTTAATGAATGGTAACTACACTCTGTGTGATTTAGCTATAAAAATGAACCAGAATGTTTTAGCCCTTACTCGTTCATTGGTGCCATACATTCGCCAGGGAATTATGGAACTGAGAGAAGTCCCTGATTTACCTTTACTATTTAATAGTTTGACACACAATGATGCTGGTAAATTAAAAAGTAAGAGCAAAGTACCTCTAGTAGCTTGTGTTGATGATAGCCTCCATTTTTGCAAATTGTTAGAGCAGATTATTACCTCTAATGGTATGAGGTTTACTAGTATTCAAGATCCTGTGCAAGCTCTACCAAATCTAATTCAAAAAAAACCTGACTTAATTTTTTTGGATTTGATTATGCCAACTGTTAATGGACATGAACTCTGCGCTCAATTACGATGTAGTTCTATTTTTGCAAAGACACCAATTGTGATCTTGACAGGAAGTGATGGCGTTTTTGATCAAGCAAGGTCTAAGGTTTATGGTGCAACAGATTTTATTAATAAATCTGTGGCTTCGGATAAGGTTTTAGTGACAATAAATAAGCATTTAGGAATGACCTTACCTGCTGAGATGCCCGTGCTTGTTGGTTAAGGAATAAAGGGGAAGGGGAAATAAAAAACCTTTACCATTTCCAGGCTCACAACCTAATGCAGTATTGGTTGAGATTCTATCTAATTTTGTTTTTTGCCATTAACATAGTGGTCTGAACAACAAATTAGCTGAAGTCTCAGAATTGATGCTACTCAGCAATCAAATTTTCTTAGTATATGGTGTATCTACCTATTTTTCGCAAACATTTATTTAAATAATTCGTAATAGTGCCTCTGATTACCGTTAGAGATATGTAATAATGTATGTAATCAAATACATAAATGTAGTTAGGATGCGTATAATACCGTATTAAAACCCCATCTGAACAGTCACTAAACATTCGCACAAGCGTCTTATTCGCAGAAAAAGAGGGTAAATTTCTCCAGTACATAATTCCTAATCCTGTAAATGTGGGAAAATTGCCCATAAGGTACTGTTTATTATTTTCAATGAATAGGGATAATTATTAATGCTTTGATAGATATTTTGCTATAAGTCTTATGGTGCAAACTCAGCCTGAAGCCAAGCGTGTAGAAGAATTGCGGCGGTTATTACAACAAGCCAGCTATGCTTACTATGTTCTAGATGCACCAATAATGGAAGATACAGTTTATGACAGACTGTATCGAGAATTACAAGAATTAGAAACGAACTATCCAGAATTAATCACTCCTGATAGTCCAACTCAGCGCATAGGTGAGCGACCTGCGACTCATTTTACCTCTGTACGGCATAATATACCCCTCTATAGTTTGGAAAATGCTTTTAATATTGAGGAGTTGCAAACATGGGAACAGCGTTGGCGGCGACACTTGCCGTCTCAGTATTCTGCCGGTGAAGTTGAATATGTAGCGGAATTGAAAATTGATGGTGCTGCTTTGGCACTGACTTACCAAAATGGTATTCTGGTGAGAGGTGCGACTAGAGGGGATGGGGTGATGGGTGAAGACATTACCCAAAATGTGCGGACTATTCGCTCAATTCCCTTACGTTTGAATTTTGACGGGTTAGAAAATATTGAAAAGGTGGAAGTACGGGGAGAGGTATTTTTACCTTTGGAGGTGTTTAAACAAATTAATGAGAAAAGGCAAAAAGCAGGTGAGCAGTTATTTGCTAATCCTCGTAATGCTGTAGCTGGTACACTTAGACAATTAGATTCCCGCATTGTTGCACAGCGTCAGTTAGATTTTTTTGCTTATACGCTGCATATTACGGGGATGGATGACTCTAGTATTGCCAATACCCAATGGGAAGCTTTGGAATTGTTGCAAAGGCTGGGTTTTCGCGTTGATACGAACCATAAACTCTGTCATTCTCTCAATGAAGTGGCAGAATATTACCAATATTGGGATACTGAACGGCTAAATTCACCCTATATGACGGATGGGGTGGTGGTAAAATTAAATGCTTTTAAGCTGCAAGAACAACTGGGGTTTACACAGAAGTTTCCCCGGTGGGCGATCGCTCTTAAATATGCAGCCGAGGAAGCCCCTACCCGTGTAGAAAATATTACTGTAAATGTGGGCAGAACCGGAGCTTTAACACCGTTGGCGGAAATGCGCCCAGTACAATTAGCAGGAACTACTGTTTCTCGTGCTACTTTACATAACAGCGATCGCATTACTCAATTAGATATCCGCATCGGTGATACTGTCATTGTTCGCAAAGCTGGGGAAATTATCCCGGAAGTGGTACGAGTAATTAAAGAACTCCGTCCCGCACATACTCAACCTTTTATTATGCCTACCCATTGTCCCGTATGTGGTCAACAGGTGGTGCGGGAGTCAGGGGAAGCGGTGACAAGATGTGTAAACGCTTCCTGTGCTGCTATTCTCAAAGGAGAGATTGAACATTGGGTGAGTCGTGATGCTTTAGATATTAAAGGTATGGGTGAGAAACTGGTGCATCAACTAGTAGATAAAGAGTTGGTGCATTCTGTTGGCGATTTATACGACTTGACAGAAGACAAGTTATGTGGATTGGAAAGGATGGGTAAGAAGTCAGCACAAAAGTTAGTCAGTGCGATCGCTCAATCCAAAAATCAACCTTGGTCTAGGGTATTATATGGTTTAGGCATTCGTCACGTAGGTAGCGTCAACGCCCAATTATTAACCGAGAAATTTACCACAGTTGAACAGTTGACAGCCGCTAGACAATCAGATATTGAAGGTGTTTATGGTATCGGTGCAGAAATTGCTCAATCAGTTTCTCAATGGTTTCTCACCCCTGCCAATCAAACTTTGATTTCTCGTCTTCAAGCAATAGGTTTGCAATTAGCCAACACCGAAGCACCGAAAGCAGCAGGTGAAACAAATCCCAATTTTGCTGGTAAAACCTTTGTGGTAACAGGTACTTTACCCACCTTAAAACGGGATGAAGCAAAAGCATTAATTCAAAAAGCTGGTGGTAAAGTCACTGATTCTATTAGTAAAAAAACTGATTTTTTGGTTGTAGGTGCAGATGCAGGATCTAAATTAGAAAAAGCCCAATCTTTAGGAATTACACAGTTAAATGAAGCACAATTGTTAGAGATGTTGGAAAATTAAAAATGAAATCTGAATTTCAATACACCACACTCTCTCACCCAGAAGATATTAAACAACTAGGATCTATCCTCAACCAGTCTTTTATCACTTCACCTAGTGACGAGGAATTATACATCAATTGTATTGGCGCAGAAAACTTCCGCATTATCCATCACAATCAATATATTGCTGGTGGACTGGCAACTTTAAACATGGGACAATGGTGGGGAGGAAAGCGTGTACCGATGACAGGAATAGCCTCAGTTGGTATTGCTCCAGAATATCGTGGAGATGGTGCAGCTTTAGCTTTAATGCAACATACCATCCAAGAACTTTATGCTCAAGAAGTACCTATTTCCGTCCTCTATCCAGCTACACAAACCCTATACCGAAAAGTTGGATTTGAGCAAGGGGGTAGTTATTGCATTTGGGAAATTCTCACTGATAGTATTCAGGTGTGGGAACAACCTTTACCTGTGCAACCTGTAATGTTGACTGATCATCAAATATTTCATGATTTATATCAGCAACAAGCACAATTAATTCCCGGATATTTAGACAGAAATTCAGCACTTTGGCAACTACTCACTCAATCAAATGATCAGCAAAAAGTTTATGCTTATTTTATTGGTTCTCAACAACAACCCCAAGGCTACATCATCTTTAACCAAGAACGAACAGAAGATGGCGCAATATTAAAAGTAATAGATTGGGTAGTTCTCACAGATGCTGCTGCACAAACTTTCTGGTCTTTTTTGTTCAAGCATCGCTCCCAAATTAAAAAAGTGCAATGGAAAAGTAGTGTAATTGATTCCTTAAAATTGCTGTTACCAGAACCAATTGCCAAAATATCACTTCAGAAACTTTGGATGCTGAGGGTGATAAATTTATTTAAGGCTTTGGAAATGCGGGGTTATCCAGCGGGAATTCAAGCTGAACTGCACTTAGACATTAAAGATGATTTGCTACCTGCAAATAACGGTAAATTTATTCTGTCTGTCGTCAATGGATGTGGTAAAGTGACCAAGGGTGGAAAGGGTGAGCTACAGTTAGATATTAGAGGACTAGCACCACTGTACACAGGTTTATTTTCCCCTCATCAGTTGCAGCAATTAGGAAAACTGGATGCTACAGAATCAGCACTTTCAGCTGCTACGCAAATATTTACCAGTGTTTCCCCTGGGATGGCTAATTTCTTTTGAGACTTACCCGGAACTAAGAGTCAACAGCACGAAGTAATTATCTATTCTTGATACTTGACTTGTGTATAAACATGATTCAACCACCTATAACTACATCATGCATCAAACTTCGGGTCGCTGGCGTTTAGGACTAGGTTTATCGTTACTAACGGTGTTTTTATGGGGAATTTTACCAATAGCCTTAAAGGTAACGCTACAAGCCCTAGATGTCTACACCATCATTTGGTTTCGCTTTTTGATGTCGTTTGTATTGCTGGGAATTTATTTATTTGTACAGAAAAAATTACCAACTCTAGAACAATTACGTTCTAGTTCTGGAAAATTATTAGCAATAGCGACAATATTTTTGGGAGGAAATTATTTTCTCTTCATGCAAGGTTTAGCATTAACCACAGCTGCTAACGCAGAAGTGCTAATTCAGTTAGCTACTGTTTTATTGGGTTTTGGTGGTTTAGTTATTTTTAAAGAACGTTATACATTATGGCAATGGCTTGGTGTTAGTCTCTTAACGTTAGGTTTTCTGTTGTTTTTTAAATCTCAAATCACAAATTTAATAACAGCACAGGGACAATATCTTTTAGGAAGTGGATTAATTTTATTAGGTGCTGTTTCATGGGCTATTTATGCCTTGGCACAAAAGCAGCTATTACAATCTTTATCATCCTATCATATTATGCTGATAATTTATGGTGGATGTGCTTTATTATTTACTCCCTTTGCCAAAATAAATACAATTTTTAATCTGGATATTTTGCCTTTATCAATGCTGCTATTTTGTGGTTTAAATACTTTAATTGCCTATGGTGCTTTCGCTGAATCATTAGAACATTGGGAAGCTTCCAGAGTTAGTGCAGTCGTAACTTTAGCTCCCATTATCACTTTAATAGCCGTTTGGTTGGTTGCAGACATTTTTCCTAATCTCATTCCCCCGGAACACATTACCTTAATAGGAATTATTGGCGCTTTGTTAGTTGTTTCTGGTTCTGCGGCGATCGCTTTAGGCAAATCTGAAAAATAGAATTTACAGCAGCAGTCAGCTTTAAATTTGATTTAATTTCAGTTAAATAGTTCTTCCTTATCAAGGATAAGCATATCATCTTATGAAGTCCAAGTCAATACTATAATTTCTTAATTTTGGCAAAAAATATTAACAATTTTGTAAATTTATTTGATATTTAAAGCTACATAATAAACACTGAGGTAAAGGCTTATTTTATTGACTAAAATCTTAGCAGAATATATAGCTCCTATATAAGTCAATAGAGCCACATCGATTCAGGTGGCTATTGCTATTTCCTTCTTGAAAGTTGATTTTTTATTCCAGAGAAAAAAAGTTCAAAACTATCCAGAAGACTGAGGCAAACAAGAGTATATAAATTAATCAACAGGGTGTCTGAATAACTACCAAATTTAACGCCTCGCTAAACAACATCACTGAAACATTGGAGCGATGAATAGTTTGTTTGGTAATTGGTCTAGCAGACTGAGAAGAAATTCTCTATTGCTGGTACTGTCAATTTTGCTGCCAACATTTGGAATTAGTAATTCTGTCATGGCAGCAGAAAAAATATACGCTTCTTATTCTATACTAGAAATTCCCATTCCTGTGATTAGTTTAGAAACCTATACTAAAACAGGAAGAATTGATGATGAGTTGGCAGTTTATCAGCAATATATTTCATCTCAACAACTGCAAGAATTACGCCAAATTTTACTCAGGTCTATAAAAATTAGTCCCGCAGTTGCGTCACAATTTCTGCACACACAGCAGGGAGAATTTCTATTGCGACGTTTGGCTAAATTAATTACAACTAAATTTTCTCAAACTGAATCAGAATTTGATGATTTACGGACTGCAATAATTTCAGCATCTGGAGAACCAGAAGGCTTAACATTATTAAATTTATTACGGAAGTATCCCAGCAGTATTATTCGTCTTAACTTAGCTGATAGTCTAGAAATAGCTGGGGAACTGGAGAAATTAATTAGTGAAACCAATCAAGCGATCGCTGTAATTCAACAACAATCAAAAATAGAAGCTGCTACTATCCCCAACTCCAATTTATCCTTCCTAGCAGATTTACAAAATCAAGGTATTTTTACATCTAAAAAATCTACGCTGGAATTTTTTGATGTCGCTCGAAATCGGCATTTATTAACGGATATTTATCTTCCTAATATTCAGTCTAGCACACCAGTAATTGTCATTTCTCATGGCTTAGGTTTAGACAGCAGTAACTTTCGTTATTTAGCCAAACACTTAGCATCCCATGGGTTAGCTGTTGTCGTTCCTAATCATCCTCATGGATCTCTAATTAAT
This region of Anabaena sphaerica FACHB-251 genomic DNA includes:
- a CDS encoding response regulator; protein product: MNISEKQESMKLIEQFQICTQLRYNGRLDIKNSQGKVWSLYYQFGQLVWATGGTHPYRRWMRNINQNFPGIDINKVKNDSTVKSIDFWDYLLLFELYKNNVIQSEQLKKIVVNTIKEILFDIYQQGKSSTFTFERKPEIVLDITILSTSTRMLLKQTQEEWNNWIIAGMSSISPHLSPVVIRPEHLRQAVSAVVYKNFERLMNGNYTLCDLAIKMNQNVLALTRSLVPYIRQGIMELREVPDLPLLFNSLTHNDAGKLKSKSKVPLVACVDDSLHFCKLLEQIITSNGMRFTSIQDPVQALPNLIQKKPDLIFLDLIMPTVNGHELCAQLRCSSIFAKTPIVILTGSDGVFDQARSKVYGATDFINKSVASDKVLVTINKHLGMTLPAEMPVLVG
- a CDS encoding glycerophosphodiester phosphodiesterase gives rise to the protein MANILSVKLPLILAHRGASGYRPEHTLSAYQLAIDLGADYIEPDLVITKDGILIARHENEISETTEVANHPEFAHLQTTKIIDGEIKKGWFTEDFTLAELKTLTAKERIPQLRLQNTAYNGCLTIPTLQEIIDLVQNQSLKNGRVIGIYPETKHPTYFKSIGLPLETTLLAILQQTNLPVFIQSFEVSNLQELAKKTDFPLVQLINDSGQPYDFVITGEPRTYQDIIKPAGLKEIAEYAQVIGVNKNLIIPRDSTGKLLSSTSLIRDAHQAGLQVHAWTFRNENYFLPLDFQDNPQEEYKLFFKLGIDGVFSDFTDTAVAVREATITKTN
- a CDS encoding DMT family transporter, translating into MHQTSGRWRLGLGLSLLTVFLWGILPIALKVTLQALDVYTIIWFRFLMSFVLLGIYLFVQKKLPTLEQLRSSSGKLLAIATIFLGGNYFLFMQGLALTTAANAEVLIQLATVLLGFGGLVIFKERYTLWQWLGVSLLTLGFLLFFKSQITNLITAQGQYLLGSGLILLGAVSWAIYALAQKQLLQSLSSYHIMLIIYGGCALLFTPFAKINTIFNLDILPLSMLLFCGLNTLIAYGAFAESLEHWEASRVSAVVTLAPIITLIAVWLVADIFPNLIPPEHITLIGIIGALLVVSGSAAIALGKSEK
- the ligA gene encoding NAD-dependent DNA ligase LigA, with product MVQTQPEAKRVEELRRLLQQASYAYYVLDAPIMEDTVYDRLYRELQELETNYPELITPDSPTQRIGERPATHFTSVRHNIPLYSLENAFNIEELQTWEQRWRRHLPSQYSAGEVEYVAELKIDGAALALTYQNGILVRGATRGDGVMGEDITQNVRTIRSIPLRLNFDGLENIEKVEVRGEVFLPLEVFKQINEKRQKAGEQLFANPRNAVAGTLRQLDSRIVAQRQLDFFAYTLHITGMDDSSIANTQWEALELLQRLGFRVDTNHKLCHSLNEVAEYYQYWDTERLNSPYMTDGVVVKLNAFKLQEQLGFTQKFPRWAIALKYAAEEAPTRVENITVNVGRTGALTPLAEMRPVQLAGTTVSRATLHNSDRITQLDIRIGDTVIVRKAGEIIPEVVRVIKELRPAHTQPFIMPTHCPVCGQQVVRESGEAVTRCVNASCAAILKGEIEHWVSRDALDIKGMGEKLVHQLVDKELVHSVGDLYDLTEDKLCGLERMGKKSAQKLVSAIAQSKNQPWSRVLYGLGIRHVGSVNAQLLTEKFTTVEQLTAARQSDIEGVYGIGAEIAQSVSQWFLTPANQTLISRLQAIGLQLANTEAPKAAGETNPNFAGKTFVVTGTLPTLKRDEAKALIQKAGGKVTDSISKKTDFLVVGADAGSKLEKAQSLGITQLNEAQLLEMLEN
- a CDS encoding GNAT family N-acetyltransferase — translated: MKSEFQYTTLSHPEDIKQLGSILNQSFITSPSDEELYINCIGAENFRIIHHNQYIAGGLATLNMGQWWGGKRVPMTGIASVGIAPEYRGDGAALALMQHTIQELYAQEVPISVLYPATQTLYRKVGFEQGGSYCIWEILTDSIQVWEQPLPVQPVMLTDHQIFHDLYQQQAQLIPGYLDRNSALWQLLTQSNDQQKVYAYFIGSQQQPQGYIIFNQERTEDGAILKVIDWVVLTDAAAQTFWSFLFKHRSQIKKVQWKSSVIDSLKLLLPEPIAKISLQKLWMLRVINLFKALEMRGYPAGIQAELHLDIKDDLLPANNGKFILSVVNGCGKVTKGGKGELQLDIRGLAPLYTGLFSPHQLQQLGKLDATESALSAATQIFTSVSPGMANFF
- a CDS encoding alpha/beta hydrolase — its product is MNSLFGNWSSRLRRNSLLLVLSILLPTFGISNSVMAAEKIYASYSILEIPIPVISLETYTKTGRIDDELAVYQQYISSQQLQELRQILLRSIKISPAVASQFLHTQQGEFLLRRLAKLITTKFSQTESEFDDLRTAIISASGEPEGLTLLNLLRKYPSSIIRLNLADSLEIAGELEKLISETNQAIAVIQQQSKIEAATIPNSNLSFLADLQNQGIFTSKKSTLEFFDVARNRHLLTDIYLPNIQSSTPVIVISHGLGLDSSNFRYLAKHLASHGLAVVVPNHPHGSLINSNNKKLEEANEFINRPLDIKYILDQLEKANRSDPEFKGRLNLQRVGVVGQSFGGYTALALAGAKINFEQLQKDCKTDALRNTWNMSLFLQCRALELTTKSQQQNNFNLRDERVKAAIAVNPITSSIFGKVGLNQIQTPVMFIGSSEDTVAPALYEQILPFSWLTNPHKYLVMLVGGTHFSSIGNSNPGSQQVALPADMVGDASQARAYINSLSLPFFQTYVSQKPQYLPYLNAGYAQTISTQSLGLSLVQSLNSPQLAPVLGNNHQEAIPGKKNSL